Genomic window (Pradoshia sp. D12):
GTGCTTTAGCAAAAGCATTTTGATGAGCATTATCCCGGACAATTAAAAACCCGAGAGTCTCACGAAACGTTTGATTATTACTCATTTCATATATTCTTGTTTTCTGAAGTACACCTGTTGATTCGAGCATCAAATTATTCAGCAGATTAGCAATTAAATTACCATGGTCATAAACCCATGAGCCATTCCATGGATTGCCGCCTGCATCTACTGGAAGAGATGACTGAGCTCCCATAATATAATGGTGTGGATTGGCATGTTTGATTGCTTCATCTAGAGGAGCTCCATCTGAGCCACCATCACCAGGTTGTGAAGAAAGGCCAGAATCATTTAATAGTTGATTAATGGTGTTCTGAACAAGCTCGACATGACTGATTTCTTCTAAAAAGATCCCTCGAAGCAAATCCTTATACTGAGTGTCTTTGCCCCTGAAATTGTTACTCTGAAAGAAAAATTGCATCATTGTGCGCATTTCACCAAATTGACCGCCTAAGGTCTCCTGTAAGACTTTAGCAGCAGCAGGATCTGGCTTATCTGGTTTAATTATATTGATTAGCTCTTCTTTGTAATAATACATGCAGGCTTCTCTTCTTTCTTAATGAATTTATTAGTCAGTTGTCGTTACAACATGAAGAGGAGGCGGAACTAACCAGCCTTTTTCTTTGTTTATTTTTAATAATGCGGCCCCGAATTGTGCCTTTTTCATATGGAATTGTCCAAACATTAAGCCGATGTCTTCACGAATACATTGAGCCATTGCCTGAGCACAGGCAACGAGTCCAGCAGCAATATCAGCCGATACAAGTCCAGAAACCTCTTGATCTGTAAACCGTGCACCAGGAGGAATAGCCTCGATTTGGCTTTCCGGTTTTTCAGGTGGTGCAGGCGGCAGAGCAATACCATTATGTTTTAGTAATTCCTGCAGTTGTTTTACATCTGATCTAGCATTGGCGATCATGTCATCTAATAAATCTTTTAAATCATCATCACCAGTATGGTTTTTAAGGGTTTGAAAGCCAGGAATCATGGCCTGTGCACCCATTAATTGTGACCATACAGCAAATACCTCACCATAATGCATTGGTTCTTTTTGCGGATTTCCACTTAAAATGCCCATTAATCAGTCGACTCCTTATATTTAAATTTGAAGAACTCATCTGTTAATATGAACCAATTAACTACCAATTATACGTAAAAGAGGCAACCGATTGAACGGCTGCCTCTACATTGAATATTTTAATGATGGTGTCCATGTCCGCCTTTATGAGGGTTTGTTATTTCAAAACCTGGTTCAGGTAGATGGAAGTACTTAATCCACACTCCATCCAGGAATTCTTCTCGCTTATCAAGCAAGACATCAATATCCTTATCAGTCTTAACAATTTCGTCATGCTCAGTTGGTGTACTCAATTCAATATCATAGTGAGCATGGTCGCCATGCATATGGGAAATCACTACACGAATCATTTTCCCGTCGGCTTCCTCTGTACTCAATAATTTTTTTAATTCTTTGGCGGCATTCCGATTTATTTTACAATTCATTCTATCTCCTCCAATCTACTAGATCTCTTATAAGTGTAACTTAAAAATTTCCATTATTAAAATAATGAAGTATAATATAACCATAAAACTAGTTTTATGGTTATGTGAAGAGGAGGGGAATGTAAATGTCTTGGGTAATGAAAACAGATCATCGAATGCGCTGTATATGCGAAGAAGGTAAACAACAGCTACCAGCCGTTCATAATGAACAATCATTACTGGAGCTAGCAGAAATGTTTAAGGCACTTGGTGATTCTACTCGCCTGGAGATTCTGTCATTATTATTAATTGAAGATTTATGTAAATGTGAAATTGTTACAGCTCTTTCGCTTCCTAATTCCACGGTCAGCCATCATATTAAAATTATGGAAAAAGGCGGAGTTATTAAAGGAAGAAGAGAGGGGAAATATACAATTTATCGATTATGCGAAGAAAGGCTGGAGTCAATTATCAGCTTTTTACGTAAGCAGTAAAAAAGATAGGGGGAAACAAGATGAAGGGTGCTTATAACTTAACAGAAAATGCAATCTCCTCATCTCTTCTGAAGCTTTCCGTTCCTATAATAGCAACAAATTTTATTCAAACCACATATGGAATGGTCGATATGATTTGGGTTGGCAAGCTTGGCAGCGGTCCAGTTGCTGCCATAGGTACGGCAAGTTTCTTCGTTAATTTGGCGCTGGCTCTTGCAACAATGGTCTCGATTGGGAGCGGAGTCAAAATCGCTCATTGTATGGGGGCGAACAAAAAAGAGGAAGCGGCTGAATACATAAAAAACGGGTTTATCATGTCACTGATCCTGGCTATTTTATATACGCTTGTTGTATTTATCTATAAAGATTCATTTATTGGCTTCTTTGAGCTGGGCGATTCTCAGGTGGAGAGAATGGCTGTGCAATTTTTAGTCATCTCTATGATTGGTGTTATATTTTCTATTATAAATTTACTGTACAGTATGATTTTAAATAGTATGGGAAACAGTAAAACGCCATTTCGCGTCTACACTATTGGTTTTCTCGTTAACATGATCTTGGATCCTTTTTTAATTTTTGGGATCGGATTTATACCTGGAATGGGGGTTGTTGGAGCTGCGCT
Coding sequences:
- a CDS encoding manganese catalase family protein, with product MYYYKEELINIIKPDKPDPAAAKVLQETLGGQFGEMRTMMQFFFQSNNFRGKDTQYKDLLRGIFLEEISHVELVQNTINQLLNDSGLSSQPGDGGSDGAPLDEAIKHANPHHYIMGAQSSLPVDAGGNPWNGSWVYDHGNLIANLLNNLMLESTGVLQKTRIYEMSNNQTFRETLGFLIVRDNAHQNAFAKALETLGVDWGKIFPVPNYDINKYPECKKFVDMGFHNAQFNFRLDPTRIAEVFQGQTPSRNGGTLSVTPPPQGFPVPQLPEMPNEHAPGISDLNR
- a CDS encoding DUF3231 family protein; the protein is MGILSGNPQKEPMHYGEVFAVWSQLMGAQAMIPGFQTLKNHTGDDDLKDLLDDMIANARSDVKQLQELLKHNGIALPPAPPEKPESQIEAIPPGARFTDQEVSGLVSADIAAGLVACAQAMAQCIREDIGLMFGQFHMKKAQFGAALLKINKEKGWLVPPPLHVVTTTD
- a CDS encoding heme biosynthesis protein HemY yields the protein MNCKINRNAAKELKKLLSTEEADGKMIRVVISHMHGDHAHYDIELSTPTEHDEIVKTDKDIDVLLDKREEFLDGVWIKYFHLPEPGFEITNPHKGGHGHHH
- a CDS encoding ArsR/SmtB family transcription factor, producing the protein MSWVMKTDHRMRCICEEGKQQLPAVHNEQSLLELAEMFKALGDSTRLEILSLLLIEDLCKCEIVTALSLPNSTVSHHIKIMEKGGVIKGRREGKYTIYRLCEERLESIISFLRKQ